One genomic region from Capra hircus breed San Clemente chromosome 18, ASM170441v1, whole genome shotgun sequence encodes:
- the NANOS2 gene encoding nanos homolog 2, whose translation MQLPPFDMWKDYFNLSQVVLALIQSRGQGLETQGTGEPRPGPHVEQDQGQGGRGTGGGLATLCNFCKHNGESRHVYSSHQLKTPEGVVVCPILRHYVCPLCGATGDQAHTLKYCPLNGGQQSLYRRSGRNSAGRKVKR comes from the coding sequence ATGCAGCTGCCACCCTTTGACATGTGGAAGGACTACTTCAACCTGAGCCAGGTGGTGCTGGCACTGATCCAGAGTCGGGGGCAGGGGCTGGAGACCCAAGGGACTGGGGAGCCGAGACCCGGGCCCCATGTGGAGCAGGATCAGGGGCAGGGAGGACGGGGGACTGGCGGGGGCCTGGCCACCCTGTGCAACTTTTGCAAACACAATGGAGAGTCTCGCCACGTGTACTCCTCACACCAGCTGAAGACCCCGGAGGGCGTGGTGGTGTGTCCCATCCTGCGGCATTATGTGTGTCCCCTGTGCGGGGCCACCGGGGACCAGGCCCACACGCTCAAGTACTGCCCGCTCAACGGGGGGCAGCAGTCTCTCTATCGCCGCAGTGGGCGCAACTCAGCCGGCCGCAAGGTCAAGCGCTGA